One genomic region from Paramormyrops kingsleyae isolate MSU_618 chromosome 24, PKINGS_0.4, whole genome shotgun sequence encodes:
- the cxxc5a gene encoding CXXC-type zinc finger protein 5 isoform X2 — MSGGRPEGSQSAESLDKSSCGEEAPAPVTERRSRSGIISEPLSKSLKKSRALSQYTASCSNGLLQNGALGGEPKGNSGTVQDKQQVVPSKVERTLDQVLEAQNGLLHFAQAAALLKRAGMEHMLLPGEQAVAGLGDLEGVSGADAIGGPADFPYLGGFPFNPGLFIMTPAGVFLADSALHMAGLAEYPMQSELASAISSGKKKRKRCGMCPPCRRRINCEQCSSCRNRKTGHQICKFRKCEELKKKPSAALEVMLPAGAAFRWFQ, encoded by the coding sequence ATGTCTGGCGGACGACCAGAGGGGAGCCAAAGCGCCGAGAGCCTGGACAAGAGCAGCTGCGGCGAGGAGGCGCCGGCACCCGTCACCGAGCGGCGCAGTCGGAGCGGCATCATCAGCGAGCCGCTCAGCAAGAGCCTGAAGAAGTCGCGAGCTCTGTCGCAGTACACCGCCAGCTGCTCCAACGGACTGCTGCAGAATGGCGCGCTGGGGGGTGAGCCCAAGGGCAACTCCGGCACGGTGCAGGACaagcagcaggtggtgccgAGCAAGGTGGAGCGGACCCTGGACCAGGTTCTTGAAGCACAGAACGGGCTGCTCCACTTTGCGCAGGCTGCAGCACTCTTGAAGCGCGCTGGGATGGAGCATATGCTGCTTCCCGGCGAGCAGGCGGTGGCCGGCCTGGGCGACCTGGAGGGCGTGTCCGGCGCCGACGCCATCGGTGGCCCGGCGGACTTCCCCTACCTGGGCGGCTTCCCCTTTAACCCGGGTCTCTTCATCATGACGCCCGCCGGAGTCTTCCTCGCCGACAGCGCGCTGCACATGGCCGGCCTGGCGGAGTACCCCATGCAGAGCGAGCTGGCCTCCGCCATCAGCTCGGGCAAGAAGAAGCGGAAACGCTGCGGCATGTGCCCGCCGTGCCGCCGGCGCATAAACTGCGAGCAGTGCAGCAGCTGCCGGAACCGCAAAACGGGCCACCAGATCTGTAAATTTCGCAAGTGCGAGGAACTTAAAAAGAAGCCGTCCGCTGCACTGGAG
- the cxxc5a gene encoding CXXC-type zinc finger protein 5 isoform X1, with amino-acid sequence MSGGRPEGSQSAESLDKSSCGEEAPAPVTERRSRSGIISEPLSKSLKKSRALSQYTASCSNGLLQNGALGGEPKGNSGTVQDKQQVVPSKVERTLDQVLEAQNGLLHFAQAAALLKRAGMEHMLLPGEQAVAGLGDLEGVSGADAIGGPADFPYLGGFPFNPGLFIMTPAGVFLADSALHMAGLAEYPMQSELASAISSGKKKRKRCGMCPPCRRRINCEQCSSCRNRKTGHQICKFRKCEELKKKPSAALEKVMLPAGAAFRWFQ; translated from the coding sequence ATGTCTGGCGGACGACCAGAGGGGAGCCAAAGCGCCGAGAGCCTGGACAAGAGCAGCTGCGGCGAGGAGGCGCCGGCACCCGTCACCGAGCGGCGCAGTCGGAGCGGCATCATCAGCGAGCCGCTCAGCAAGAGCCTGAAGAAGTCGCGAGCTCTGTCGCAGTACACCGCCAGCTGCTCCAACGGACTGCTGCAGAATGGCGCGCTGGGGGGTGAGCCCAAGGGCAACTCCGGCACGGTGCAGGACaagcagcaggtggtgccgAGCAAGGTGGAGCGGACCCTGGACCAGGTTCTTGAAGCACAGAACGGGCTGCTCCACTTTGCGCAGGCTGCAGCACTCTTGAAGCGCGCTGGGATGGAGCATATGCTGCTTCCCGGCGAGCAGGCGGTGGCCGGCCTGGGCGACCTGGAGGGCGTGTCCGGCGCCGACGCCATCGGTGGCCCGGCGGACTTCCCCTACCTGGGCGGCTTCCCCTTTAACCCGGGTCTCTTCATCATGACGCCCGCCGGAGTCTTCCTCGCCGACAGCGCGCTGCACATGGCCGGCCTGGCGGAGTACCCCATGCAGAGCGAGCTGGCCTCCGCCATCAGCTCGGGCAAGAAGAAGCGGAAACGCTGCGGCATGTGCCCGCCGTGCCGCCGGCGCATAAACTGCGAGCAGTGCAGCAGCTGCCGGAACCGCAAAACGGGCCACCAGATCTGTAAATTTCGCAAGTGCGAGGAACTTAAAAAGAAGCCGTCCGCTGCACTGGAG